From Apium graveolens cultivar Ventura chromosome 9, ASM990537v1, whole genome shotgun sequence, the proteins below share one genomic window:
- the LOC141686839 gene encoding uncharacterized protein LOC141686839 isoform X1, whose product MGDSACFMPPAFSYTSGVSSELSSEPYQGNPANALGESVSFGRFMTESLAWEKWSSFSNKRHVEEAERYAQPGSVAQKKAFFEAHYKRIAAAKKAAALLEQQNAAGNAFEQPEFETEELNDCNIANQVSETIKQDSQEVVHEKNQEFVESTDGLDVNMEHEKSEADKLDCADLALEPEVLVEICPNVDKQKIVSGLDTNGTPKIAKSSAKKQNSNQKDVSKSVSKKRPVFSSLRSSVFSKLASSPAKFVAPLLPRKEINNLTPRTGKSKMNSADMKRTTPKPHRKSINFTTAADPDRLSALAIRKSENSRNVQNSYKATKDLATPLRTPITASISKKPKHPSVTPSSVNKSASCSKSLSACQKTLQSSTISTPFLLRTELRAEKRKQKLEERFNEKETEKVQMQTKSKEKAEAEVWKLRQSLCFRARPLPEFYRERKTREMQSQSPKVEGKSGASTTEAKNPLTRSSTKNNAFKNVSKKNSQTPSRNLSLPAMTPRKVQSKKLSKDQHIQH is encoded by the exons ATGGGAGATTCAGCTTGCTTTATGCCTCCTGCTTTCTCTTACACCTCTGGTGTATCCAGTGAACTATCCAGTGAACCTTATCAG GGGAATCCTGCGAATGCTCTTGGAGAGTCTGTTTCATTCGGGCGATTCATGACGGAATCTTTAGCTTGGGAAAAATGGTCTTCTTTTTCTAATAAGCGCCATGTCGAAGAAGCGGAGAGATATGCACAGCCAGGCTCTGTTGCACAAAAGAAAGCCTTCTTTGAAGCTCATTACAAAAGAATTGCTGCTGCTAAGAAGGCTGCTGCTTTGCTTGAGCAACAAAATGCAGCTGGCAATGCATTCGAACAACCGGAATTTGAAACCGAGGAGCTCAATGACTGCAACATTGCTAACCAGGTTTCAGAAACAATTAAACAGGACTCTCAAGAAGTGGTACACGAGAAAAATCAAGAATTTGTGGAAAGTACTGATGGCCTTGATGTGAACATGGAGCACGAAAAATCGGAAGCTGACAAGCTGGATTGCGCTGATTTGGCTCTAGAACCTGAAGTCTTAGTAGAAATCTGTCCTAATGTTGATAAACAGAAAATTGTTTCTGGATTAGATACTAATGGGACACCAAAGATTGCGAAATCTTCAGCAAAG AAACAAAACTCTAACCAGAAGGATGTTTCGAAGTCAGTGAGCAAGAAGAGACCAGTGTTTTCTTCTTTAAGGTCATCAGTGTTCAGTAAACTTGCATCTTCACCTGCTAAATTTGTAGCTCCTCTACTCCCAAGAAAAGAAATCAATAATCTTACACCTAGAACTGGCAAGTCTAAAATGAACTCCGCGGATATGAAAAGAACAACGCCAAAGCCCCATCGGAAGTCGATTAATTTCACAACTGCAGCAGATCCTGATAGACTATCAGCTCTAGCTATCAGGAAAAGTGAAAATTCAAGAAATGTGCAGAATTCCTACAAGGCGACAAAGGATTTGGCAACTCCTTTGCGAACTCCTATTACG GCATCAATTAGCAAAAAGCCAAAGCATCCTTCAGTAACTCCTTCTTCAGTTAATAAAAG TGCCAGTTGCTCCAAATCCCTTAGTGCCTGCCAGAAAACATTACAATCTTCGACAATATCAACTCCTTTTCTCCTCAGAACAGAGTTAAGAGCTGAAAAGAGAAAGCAG AAACTTGAAGAGAGATTTAATGAGAAAGAAACAGAGAAAGTCCAGATGCAAACAAAATCCAAG GAAAAAGCAGAAGCAGAAGTTTGGAAACTGCGTCAAAGTCTTTGTTTCAGAGCTCGGCCTCTTCCTGAATTCTACAGGGAAAGAAAG ACTCGAGAAATGCAAAGCCAGTCACCCAAAGTTGAAGGCAAGTCAGGTGCCAGTACGACTGAAGCCAAAAATCCTCTTACAAGGTCTTCAACCAAGAACAATGCATTCAAGAATGTCTCCAAGAAAAATAGTCAGACACCATCACGTAATCTCTCACTACCAGCAATGACTCCACGTAAAGTTCAATCTAAGAAACTCAGCAAGGATCAGCACATACAACattaa
- the LOC141686839 gene encoding uncharacterized protein LOC141686839 isoform X2: MGDSACFMPPAFSYTSGVSSELSSEPYQGNPANALGESVSFGRFMTESLAWEKWSSFSNKRHVEEAERYAQPGSVAQKKAFFEAHYKRIAAAKKAAALLEQQNAAGNAFEQPEFETEELNDCNIANQVSETIKQDSQEVVHEKNQEFVESTDGLDVNMEHEKSEADKLDCADLALEPEVLVEICPNVDKQKIVSGLDTNGTPKIAKSSAKKQNSNQKDVSKSVSKKRPVFSSLRSSVFSKLASSPAKFVAPLLPRKEINNLTPRTGKSKMNSADMKRTTPKPHRKSINFTTAADPDRLSALAIRKSENSRNVQNSYKATKDLATPLRTPITASISKKPKHPSVTPSSVNKSCSKSLSACQKTLQSSTISTPFLLRTELRAEKRKQKLEERFNEKETEKVQMQTKSKEKAEAEVWKLRQSLCFRARPLPEFYRERKTREMQSQSPKVEGKSGASTTEAKNPLTRSSTKNNAFKNVSKKNSQTPSRNLSLPAMTPRKVQSKKLSKDQHIQH, translated from the exons ATGGGAGATTCAGCTTGCTTTATGCCTCCTGCTTTCTCTTACACCTCTGGTGTATCCAGTGAACTATCCAGTGAACCTTATCAG GGGAATCCTGCGAATGCTCTTGGAGAGTCTGTTTCATTCGGGCGATTCATGACGGAATCTTTAGCTTGGGAAAAATGGTCTTCTTTTTCTAATAAGCGCCATGTCGAAGAAGCGGAGAGATATGCACAGCCAGGCTCTGTTGCACAAAAGAAAGCCTTCTTTGAAGCTCATTACAAAAGAATTGCTGCTGCTAAGAAGGCTGCTGCTTTGCTTGAGCAACAAAATGCAGCTGGCAATGCATTCGAACAACCGGAATTTGAAACCGAGGAGCTCAATGACTGCAACATTGCTAACCAGGTTTCAGAAACAATTAAACAGGACTCTCAAGAAGTGGTACACGAGAAAAATCAAGAATTTGTGGAAAGTACTGATGGCCTTGATGTGAACATGGAGCACGAAAAATCGGAAGCTGACAAGCTGGATTGCGCTGATTTGGCTCTAGAACCTGAAGTCTTAGTAGAAATCTGTCCTAATGTTGATAAACAGAAAATTGTTTCTGGATTAGATACTAATGGGACACCAAAGATTGCGAAATCTTCAGCAAAG AAACAAAACTCTAACCAGAAGGATGTTTCGAAGTCAGTGAGCAAGAAGAGACCAGTGTTTTCTTCTTTAAGGTCATCAGTGTTCAGTAAACTTGCATCTTCACCTGCTAAATTTGTAGCTCCTCTACTCCCAAGAAAAGAAATCAATAATCTTACACCTAGAACTGGCAAGTCTAAAATGAACTCCGCGGATATGAAAAGAACAACGCCAAAGCCCCATCGGAAGTCGATTAATTTCACAACTGCAGCAGATCCTGATAGACTATCAGCTCTAGCTATCAGGAAAAGTGAAAATTCAAGAAATGTGCAGAATTCCTACAAGGCGACAAAGGATTTGGCAACTCCTTTGCGAACTCCTATTACG GCATCAATTAGCAAAAAGCCAAAGCATCCTTCAGTAACTCCTTCTTCAGTTAATAAAAG TTGCTCCAAATCCCTTAGTGCCTGCCAGAAAACATTACAATCTTCGACAATATCAACTCCTTTTCTCCTCAGAACAGAGTTAAGAGCTGAAAAGAGAAAGCAG AAACTTGAAGAGAGATTTAATGAGAAAGAAACAGAGAAAGTCCAGATGCAAACAAAATCCAAG GAAAAAGCAGAAGCAGAAGTTTGGAAACTGCGTCAAAGTCTTTGTTTCAGAGCTCGGCCTCTTCCTGAATTCTACAGGGAAAGAAAG ACTCGAGAAATGCAAAGCCAGTCACCCAAAGTTGAAGGCAAGTCAGGTGCCAGTACGACTGAAGCCAAAAATCCTCTTACAAGGTCTTCAACCAAGAACAATGCATTCAAGAATGTCTCCAAGAAAAATAGTCAGACACCATCACGTAATCTCTCACTACCAGCAATGACTCCACGTAAAGTTCAATCTAAGAAACTCAGCAAGGATCAGCACATACAACattaa
- the LOC141686842 gene encoding cystinosin homolog has product MAAWNSLHLEILYTIFGWVAFVSWSISFYPQVILNFRRKSVVGLNFDFVVLNLTKHSTYLIYNASLFFSSAIQEQYRRKYGLDELIPVAANDVAFSIHAVLLTAITLFQIAIYDRGNQKVSKTCIGIASAAWLGAMICVFVALPHHSWLWLISCFSTIQVIMTVVKYIPQAIMNFRRKSTIGFSIGNILLDLLGGLTNYGQMAVQSIDQSSWVNFYGNIGKTLLSLVSIFFDILFIVQHYVLYPEKKSAKSPTADVVSKEPLIESFENPHDV; this is encoded by the exons ATGGCAGCTTGGAATTCACTTCACCTAGAGATATTATACACTATCTTCGGTTGGGTTGCTTTTGTTTCTTGGTCTATCAGCTTTTACCCTCAAGTTATCTTGAATTTTCGAAGAAAAAG TGTTGTGGGGTTGAATTTTGATTTTGTGGTGCTGAATTTGACTAAGCATTCTACTTATCTTATATACAACGCTTCTTTGTTCTTTAGTAGTGCTATTCAGGAGCAGTATCGTCGAAAATACGGGCTTGATGAG CTGATACCTGTTGCTGCAAATGATGTAGCTTTCTCGATACATGCTGTTTTACTCACTGCGATTACCTTATTCCAAATTGCGATATATGAT AGGGGAAACCAAAAGGTGTCAAAGACTTGTATTGGGATAGCTTCTGCTGCTTGGTTAGGTGCTATGATTTGTGTGTTCGTAGCTTTACCACATCATTCCTGGCTTTGGCTGATCTCCTGCTTCAG CACGATACAAGTGATCATGACAGTTGTCAAATATATTCCCCAG GCAATTATGAACTTCCGTCGCAAGAGCACTATTGGATTTAGCATTGGCAATATATTGCTTGATTTACTTGGAGGCTTGACCAATTATGGACAGATGGCTGTTCAATCTATTGATCAAA GTTCGTGGGTAAACTTTTATGGAAATATAGGGAAGACATTGCTATCTTTG GTCTCTATCTTCTTTGACATTCTCTTCATCGTGCAACATTATGTACTCTATCCAGAGAAGAAAAGTGCCAAGTCTCCAACTGCTGATGTGGTAAGCAAGGAGCCGCTTATTGAATCTTTTGAGAACCCACACGATGTATAG